One Drosophila santomea strain STO CAGO 1482 chromosome X, Prin_Dsan_1.1, whole genome shotgun sequence DNA segment encodes these proteins:
- the LOC120457319 gene encoding uncharacterized protein LOC120457319 isoform X2 — MQCIPNLCKQIADYWTRYDRKKSSVLKYKSDWLNQNESIPVKNISKKYQQRVQSPHRGRQKLDFEESSARTKRRRIAHLAELDESAISSLRTECEMKNILPADPDEVISLLMETAMSKNQYLLIRNFVNSKISFDFFPCYKRILNSKKKRYPENISVDESHAEVELQSLLDNTASSILELQANVVETVNDDSIENLVLIGKWGFDGSTGHSEYKQKFSNNDLDDKSLFVTSYVPLQLISKSGNKIIWKNPRPSSTRYCRPIRFQFQKETSQLSINEERYFKEKINLLKRSVIFIHNRNINVEHSLQLTMVDGKVCNALTESSSAKCYICGANPKEMNDLDKCLNKVVNKEHFEFGLSPLHAKIRFFEYFLHISYKSSVKMWQVRDPEKKLEVMKRKQKIQKEFREKMGLIVDKPRDGGRGSSNDGNVARKFFSNPKLASDITGIDENLIHRCATILQAIASGYKINAKKFNEYALETAKQLTKKYS; from the exons ATGCAATGTATTCCAAAcctttgtaaacaaattgctgATTATTGGACACGCTATGATCGAAAGAAATCGTCAGTACTCAAATATAAGTCTGATTGGCTGAATCAAAACGAATCAATTCCAGTGAAAAACATCTCTAAAAAATATCAGCAAAGGGTACAAAGTCCACATCGTGGACGTCAAAAACTTGATTTTGAGGAATCCTCGGCGAGAACAAAGCGACGGCGTATAGCTCATCTGGCCGAATTAGACGAATCTGCTATTTCTTCGTTACGCACTGaatgtgaaatgaaaaatatattgccaGCAGATCCCGATGAGGTAATTTCGCTATTAATGGAGACCGCTATGTCTAAAAACCAATATTTGCTTATCAGAAACTTCGTGAACAGCAAAATAtcctttgatttttttccatGCTATAAACGTATATTAAATTCAAAGAAAAAGAGATACCCTGAAAACATATCTGTAGACGAATCTCACGCTGAAGTTGAATTACAAAGTTTATTAGATAATACAGCGTCGAGTATTTTAGAGCTACAGGCTAATGTTGTGGAAACAGTCAATGACGATTCTATTGAAAATTTGGTGTTAATTGGAAAATGGGGATTTGATGGAAGTACAGGTCATAGtgaatacaaacaaaaattttccaataatgATTTAGATGACAAAAGCTTGTTTGTGACATCCTACGTACCACTTCAACTTATTTCAAAAtctggcaataaaataatttggaaaaatccCAGGCCCTCCTCAACGCGTTACTGCAGGCCAATACGTTTCCAGTTCCAAAAAGAGACAAGTCAACTTTCTATCAATGAGGAGAGATATTTTAAAGAGAAAATAAACCTTCTAAAGCGGTCAGTgatttttattcataataGAAATATAAACGTTGAACATAGTTTACAACTGACTATGGTGGATGGAAAGGTATGCAATGCCTTAACTGAGTCATCTTCTGCCAAATGTTACATTTGTGGTGCAAATCCAAAAGAAATGAACGATTTGGACAAATGCTTAAACAAAGTTGTAAACAAAGAACATTTCGAGTTTGGTCTTTCTCCCCTTCATGCAAAAATACGCTTCTTTGAATACTTTTTACATATATCTTACAAGTCCTCCGTCAAGATGTGGCAGGTGAGAGATCcggaaaaaaaattggaagtaatgaaaagaaagcaaaaaattcaaaaagaaTTTCGCGAAAAAATGGGATTAATAGTTGACAAGCCCAGAGATGGGGGTAGAGGATCATCAAACGACGGAAATGTCGCTAGAAAATTCTTTTCTAATCCAAAATTGGCATCTGATATTACAGGAATAGATGAAAACTTGATCCATCGTTGTGCCACTATACTTCAAGCTATTGCATCGGGCTACAAAATTAATGCCAAGAAATTTAATGAATACGCTTTAGAAACTGCCAAGCAACtgacaaaaaaatattcatg A
- the LOC120457319 gene encoding uncharacterized protein LOC120457319 isoform X1 encodes MQCIPNLCKQIADYWTRYDRKKSSVLKYKSDWLNQNESIPVKNISKKYQQRVQSPHRGRQKLDFEESSARTKRRRIAHLAELDESAISSLRTECEMKNILPADPDEVISLLMETAMSKNQYLLIRNFVNSKISFDFFPCYKRILNSKKKRYPENISVDESHAEVELQSLLDNTASSILELQANVVETVNDDSIENLVLIGKWGFDGSTGHSEYKQKFSNNDLDDKSLFVTSYVPLQLISKSGNKIIWKNPRPSSTRYCRPIRFQFQKETSQLSINEERYFKEKINLLKRSVIFIHNRNINVEHSLQLTMVDGKVCNALTESSSAKCYICGANPKEMNDLDKCLNKVVNKEHFEFGLSPLHAKIRFFEYFLHISYKSSVKMWQVRDPEKKLEVMKRKQKIQKEFREKMGLIVDKPRDGGRGSSNDGNVARKFFSNPKLASDITGIDENLIHRCATILQAIASGYKINAKKFNEYALETAKQLTKKYSWYYLPATVHKVLIHGSAIIEHAIISIGELSEEAAESNNKEIKKCRLYHSRKMSRIITNTDILNALLLRSDPFITGQRDLEKKDKSTLLESVYSLLEETL; translated from the coding sequence ATGCAATGTATTCCAAAcctttgtaaacaaattgctgATTATTGGACACGCTATGATCGAAAGAAATCGTCAGTACTCAAATATAAGTCTGATTGGCTGAATCAAAACGAATCAATTCCAGTGAAAAACATCTCTAAAAAATATCAGCAAAGGGTACAAAGTCCACATCGTGGACGTCAAAAACTTGATTTTGAGGAATCCTCGGCGAGAACAAAGCGACGGCGTATAGCTCATCTGGCCGAATTAGACGAATCTGCTATTTCTTCGTTACGCACTGaatgtgaaatgaaaaatatattgccaGCAGATCCCGATGAGGTAATTTCGCTATTAATGGAGACCGCTATGTCTAAAAACCAATATTTGCTTATCAGAAACTTCGTGAACAGCAAAATAtcctttgatttttttccatGCTATAAACGTATATTAAATTCAAAGAAAAAGAGATACCCTGAAAACATATCTGTAGACGAATCTCACGCTGAAGTTGAATTACAAAGTTTATTAGATAATACAGCGTCGAGTATTTTAGAGCTACAGGCTAATGTTGTGGAAACAGTCAATGACGATTCTATTGAAAATTTGGTGTTAATTGGAAAATGGGGATTTGATGGAAGTACAGGTCATAGtgaatacaaacaaaaattttccaataatgATTTAGATGACAAAAGCTTGTTTGTGACATCCTACGTACCACTTCAACTTATTTCAAAAtctggcaataaaataatttggaaaaatccCAGGCCCTCCTCAACGCGTTACTGCAGGCCAATACGTTTCCAGTTCCAAAAAGAGACAAGTCAACTTTCTATCAATGAGGAGAGATATTTTAAAGAGAAAATAAACCTTCTAAAGCGGTCAGTgatttttattcataataGAAATATAAACGTTGAACATAGTTTACAACTGACTATGGTGGATGGAAAGGTATGCAATGCCTTAACTGAGTCATCTTCTGCCAAATGTTACATTTGTGGTGCAAATCCAAAAGAAATGAACGATTTGGACAAATGCTTAAACAAAGTTGTAAACAAAGAACATTTCGAGTTTGGTCTTTCTCCCCTTCATGCAAAAATACGCTTCTTTGAATACTTTTTACATATATCTTACAAGTCCTCCGTCAAGATGTGGCAGGTGAGAGATCcggaaaaaaaattggaagtaatgaaaagaaagcaaaaaattcaaaaagaaTTTCGCGAAAAAATGGGATTAATAGTTGACAAGCCCAGAGATGGGGGTAGAGGATCATCAAACGACGGAAATGTCGCTAGAAAATTCTTTTCTAATCCAAAATTGGCATCTGATATTACAGGAATAGATGAAAACTTGATCCATCGTTGTGCCACTATACTTCAAGCTATTGCATCGGGCTACAAAATTAATGCCAAGAAATTTAATGAATACGCTTTAGAAACTGCCAAGCAACtgacaaaaaaatattcatggTACTATTTGCCGGCTACAGTTCACAAGGTATTAATTCATGGATCTGCAATTATAGAACATGCAATTATATCAATTGGAGAGCTTTCCGAGGAAGCTGCGGAAtcaaacaacaaagaaattaaaaaatgtagaCTTTATCACAGCCGGAAAATGTCACGGATTATTACAAACACCGACATTTTGAATGCACTCCTTCTACGCTCCGATCCGTTTATAACCGGACAGAGGGACCTTGAGAAAAAGGATAAGTCAACTTTGCTTGAATCTGTTTATAGTTTGCTAGAGGAAACattgtaa